One genomic window of Salvelinus alpinus chromosome 17, SLU_Salpinus.1, whole genome shotgun sequence includes the following:
- the LOC139542654 gene encoding probable G-protein coupled receptor 173 → MANGNETSEGLAGPLAAVVATTGGMAVGGPSSAVSTYIKLVLLGLIICISLVGNLVVSLLVLRDRALHKAPYYFLLDLCLADTIRSAVCFPFVLVSIKNGSAWTYSVLSCKVVAFMAVLFCFHAAFMLFCISVTRYMAIAHHRFYSKRMTFWTCVAVVCMVWTLSVAMAFPPVFDVGTYKFIREEDQCIFEHRYFKANDTLGFMLMLAVLILATHVVYMKLLLFEYKHRKMKPVQMVPAISQNWTFHGPGATGQAAANWIAGFGRGPMPPTLLGIRQNLHNQNRRLLGMEEFKAEKQLGRMFYVITLLFLVLWSPYIVACYWRVFVKACTIPHRYLSTTVWMSFAQAGVNPIVCFFLNKDLKKGLLAHLPASCRTKPHLPREPYRVM, encoded by the coding sequence ATGGCCAATGGCAACGAGACCAGTGAGGGGCTCGCCGGTCCCCTGGCGGCGGTGGTGGCCACGACGGGAGGGATGGCAGTCGGGGGCCCTTCGTCAGCTGTGTCCACCTACATCAAACTGGTCCTACTGGGGCTAATCATCTGCATCAGCCTGGTGGGGAACCTGGTGGTGTCTCTGCTGGTCCTCAGGGACCGGGCCCTGCACAAGGCCCCCTACTACTTCCTGCTGGACCTGTGCCTGGCCGACACCATCCGCTCGGCCGTCTGCTTCCCCTTCGTGCTGGTGTCCATCAAGAACGGCTCGGCCTGGACCTACAGCGTGCTCAGCTGCAAGGTGGTGGCCTTCATGGCCGTGCTCTTCTGCTTCCATGCCGCCTTCATGTTGTTTTGCATCAGCGTGACGCGCTACATGGCCATCGCCCACCACCGCTTCTACTCCAAGCGCATGACCTTCTGGACGTGCGTGGCGGTGGTGTGCATGGTGTGGACACTGTCGGTGGCCATGGCCTTCCCACCTGTCTTTGATGTGGGCACCTACAAGTTCATCCGCGAGGAGGACCAGTGCATCTTCGAGCACCGCTACTTCAAGGCAAACGACACACTGGGCTTTATGCTGATGCTGGCCGTGCTGATCCTGGCCACGCACGTGGTCTACATGAAACTGCTGCTCTTCGAGTACAAGCACCGCAAGATGAAGCCCGTCCAGATGGTGCCAGCTATTAGCCAAAACTGGACCTTCCATGGGCCTGGCGCCACCGGCCAGGCGGCAGCCAACTGGATCGCAGGCTTTGGTCGGGGCCCCATGCCGcccaccctgctgggcatccgGCAGAACTTGCACAACCAGAACCGGCGCCTGTTGGGCATGGAGGAGTTCAAGGCGGAGAAGCAGCTCGGCAGGATGTTCTACGTGATCACCCTGTTGTTCCTGGTGCTGTGGTCACCCTACATAGTGGCCTGCTACTGGCGGGTGTTTGTCAAGGCCTGCACCATACCGCACCGGTACCTCTCCACCACCGTATGGATGAGCTTTGCCCAGGCAGGGGTAAACCCCATTGTCTGCTTCTTCCTCAACAAGGACCTGAAGAAGGGGCTCCTGGCACACCTGCCAGCCAGCTGTAGGACTAAACCTCATCTGCCCCGAGAGCCTTATCGCGTCATGTGA
- the LOC139542655 gene encoding histone-lysine N-methyltransferase SUV39H1-like isoform X1 codes for MAEDLNGCNVSCKLSLDDLQVVCRRERLHCKELQVNKHNIDDYEVEYLCDYKNSKEQELYLVKWKGFPESANTWEPRKNLKCKKLMTQFHEDMERELRRQKRRTTCPKRLDKDVAWILVQKAKLRQRLQRWEADLNKTRNHPGRIFVLNEVDLDGPPRDFTYINTYKVGEGIVLNEMAVGCECKDCFSDPVGGCCPGASLHRLAYTDKGQVRVRAGEPIYECNTRCSCGPDCPNRVVQKGIPFDLCIFKTGNGRGWGVRALQHIKKNTFVMEYVGEIITSDEAEKRGHLYDRQGATYLFDLDYVEDVYTVDAAHHGNISHFVNHSCNPNLQVYNVFIDNLDERLPRIALFSTRPIRAGEELTFDYKMQIDPVDAESTRMDSNFSLAGLPSSPKKRIRVECRCGSDTCRKYLF; via the exons ATGGCGGAAGATTTGAACG GTTGCAACGTATCCTGCAAGCTGTCTTTGGACGATCTGCAGGTTGTCTGCCGCCGGGAAAGGCTCCACTGTAAAGAACTACAGGTGAACAAGCATAACATCGATGACTATGAGGTTGAGTACCTCTGTGACTACAAGAATTCTAAG GAGCAGGAGTTGTACCTGGTCAAATGGAAGGGCTTCCCTGAGTCGGCCAACACTTGGGAGCCCCGCAAAAATCTCAAGTGCAAGAAGCTGATGACTCAGTTCCATGAGGACATGGAGCGTGAGCTGAGGCGGCAAAAGAGACGGACCACCTGTCCCAAGCGGCTGGACAAGGACGTAGCCTGGATCCTGGTGCAGAAAGCCAAACTCCGCCAGAGGCTCCAGCGCTGGGAGGCCGACCTGAACAAGACGCGCAACCACCCAGGCCGCATCTTTGTCCTGAACGAGGTGGACCTGGACGGCCCGCCCAGGGACTTCACCTACATCAACACCTATAAGGTGGGCGAGGGCATCGTGCTCAATGAGATGGCTGTTGGCTGTGAGTGTAAGGACTGCTTCAGTGATCCGGTCGGAGGCTGCTGCCCCGGGGCCTCCCTCCACCGCCTGGCCTACACTGACAAGGGCCAGGTGCGAGTGCGGGCCGGGGAGCCCATCTACGAGTGTAACACCCGCTGCAGCTGCGGGCCTGACTGCCCCAACCGAGTGGTCCAGAAGGGCATTCCATTCGACCTGTGCATCTTCAAGACTGGGAACGGCCGAGGCTGGGGCGTGCGCGCACTACAGCACATCAAAAAGAACACCTTTGTCATGGAGTACGTTGGAGAG ATCATCACATCGGACGAGGCGGAGAAGAGAGGACATCTGTACGACCGGCAGGGCGCCACCTACCTGTTTGACCTGGACTACGTGGAGGATGTTTATACAGTGGACGCTGCTCACCATGGCAACATCTCCCACTTTGTCAACCACAGT TGCAACCCCAACTTGCAAGTATACAACGTGTTTATAGACAACCTGGATGAGAGGCTCCCGAGGATAGCTTTATTTTCAACACGCCCCATCAGGGCAGGAGAAGAGCTCACTTTTGACTACAAGATGCAAA TTGATCCAGTCGATGCAGAGAGCACGAGGATGGACTCAAATTTCAGTTTAGCGGGACTCCCAAGCTCTCCCAAAAAGCGGATTCGGGTGGAGTGCCGGTGTGGATCTGACACATGTCGGAAGTATCTCTTCTGA
- the LOC139542655 gene encoding histone-lysine N-methyltransferase SUV39H1-like isoform X2 → MAEDLNGCNVSCKLSLDDLQVVCRRERLHCKELQVNKHNIDDYEVEYLCDYKNSKEQELYLVKWKGFPESANTWEPRKNLKCKKLMTQFHEDMERELRRQKRRTTCPKRLDKDVAWILVQKAKLRQRLQRWEADLNKTRNHPGRIFVLNEVDLDGPPRDFTYINTYKVGEGIVLNEMAVGCECKDCFSDPVGGCCPGASLHRLAYTDKGQVRVRAGEPIYECNTRCSCGPDCPNRVVQKGIPFDLCIFKTGNGRGWGVRALQHIKKNTFVMEYVGEIITSDEAEKRGHLYDRQGATYLFDLDYVEDVYTVDAAHHGNISHFVNHSCNPNLQVYNVFIDNLDERLPRIALFSTRPIRAGEELTFDYKMQT, encoded by the exons ATGGCGGAAGATTTGAACG GTTGCAACGTATCCTGCAAGCTGTCTTTGGACGATCTGCAGGTTGTCTGCCGCCGGGAAAGGCTCCACTGTAAAGAACTACAGGTGAACAAGCATAACATCGATGACTATGAGGTTGAGTACCTCTGTGACTACAAGAATTCTAAG GAGCAGGAGTTGTACCTGGTCAAATGGAAGGGCTTCCCTGAGTCGGCCAACACTTGGGAGCCCCGCAAAAATCTCAAGTGCAAGAAGCTGATGACTCAGTTCCATGAGGACATGGAGCGTGAGCTGAGGCGGCAAAAGAGACGGACCACCTGTCCCAAGCGGCTGGACAAGGACGTAGCCTGGATCCTGGTGCAGAAAGCCAAACTCCGCCAGAGGCTCCAGCGCTGGGAGGCCGACCTGAACAAGACGCGCAACCACCCAGGCCGCATCTTTGTCCTGAACGAGGTGGACCTGGACGGCCCGCCCAGGGACTTCACCTACATCAACACCTATAAGGTGGGCGAGGGCATCGTGCTCAATGAGATGGCTGTTGGCTGTGAGTGTAAGGACTGCTTCAGTGATCCGGTCGGAGGCTGCTGCCCCGGGGCCTCCCTCCACCGCCTGGCCTACACTGACAAGGGCCAGGTGCGAGTGCGGGCCGGGGAGCCCATCTACGAGTGTAACACCCGCTGCAGCTGCGGGCCTGACTGCCCCAACCGAGTGGTCCAGAAGGGCATTCCATTCGACCTGTGCATCTTCAAGACTGGGAACGGCCGAGGCTGGGGCGTGCGCGCACTACAGCACATCAAAAAGAACACCTTTGTCATGGAGTACGTTGGAGAG ATCATCACATCGGACGAGGCGGAGAAGAGAGGACATCTGTACGACCGGCAGGGCGCCACCTACCTGTTTGACCTGGACTACGTGGAGGATGTTTATACAGTGGACGCTGCTCACCATGGCAACATCTCCCACTTTGTCAACCACAGT TGCAACCCCAACTTGCAAGTATACAACGTGTTTATAGACAACCTGGATGAGAGGCTCCCGAGGATAGCTTTATTTTCAACACGCCCCATCAGGGCAGGAGAAGAGCTCACTTTTGACTACAAGATGCAAA CATGA
- the LOC139542656 gene encoding organic solute transporter subunit alpha-like isoform X3 — MLALFLEEVGFFLRHVPYSRRRRLYLWILGMYPVFGLTSIIALYVPRSSSLCSFIASLYHSITLLKFMGLITDFFGGKARMLEILAGEQVSPDPFPCCCCCCLPMIAINRTSLGWMMTAVLQLSVVRTILFFVTLVLWTDEQYDYGDVDYANPNMYTNVIIGVSTFLSFYGHLLFYKATKKALPGYGLRAKFVCIIVVLVLCGLQSGILETMGALEVVPCTAPFSVLMRSQLIYHYSVIVEMFCICLFARHTFRKVEPSLEEDFGLEERPPRGILMEKAVQTEDVVPLRENPWPSWGGTGVSNPDCSSDSSEDSLCKVEHAPLDCFPFPLQPRRQKTVRPENVTDESGTLELPKLTVTADINVVESRNVTVV, encoded by the exons ATGCTGGCCCTGTTCCTAGAAGAGGTGGGCTTCTTCCTGCGTCACGTCCCCTACTCCAGACGCCGGCGCCTCTACCTGTGGATACTGGGCATGTACCCG GTCTTTGGCTTAACCTCAATCATTGCGCTGTACGTTCCTCGCTCCTCCTCACTATGTAGCTTCATAGCTTCTCT GTACCACTCCATTACTTTGCTAAAGTTTATGGGGCTCATCACAGACTTCTTTGGGGGTAAGGCCCGCATGCTGGAGATCTTAGCTGGAGAGCAGGTGTCTCCGGATCCGTTCccatgttgctgctgctgctgcctcccTATGATAGCCATCAACAG GACCAGCCTGGGATGGATGATGACTGCTGTGCTGCAACTGTCTGTGGTCAGAACCATCCTGTTCTTTGTCACTCTGGTCCTCTGGACAGATGAGCAGTATGACTATGGAGAT GTGGATTATGCCAATCCCAATATGTACACGAATGTCATCATAGGCGTGTCTACCTTCTTGTCCTTCTATGGCCACCTGCTGTTTTACAAAGCCACCAAAAAGGCCTTGCCTGGCTATGGGCTGAGGGCCAAATTTGTCTGTATCATTGTAGTGTTGGTGCTGTGTGGCCTTCAGAGTGGAATCCTGGAGACCATGGGGGCCCTGGAGGTGGTGCCCTGCACCGCTCCCTTCTCTGTCCTCATGCGTTCCCAGC TAATTTACCACTACTCTGTGATTGTGGAGATGTTCTGCATATGCCTCTTTGCCCGCCACACTTTCCGTAAAGTGGAGCCTAGTCTAGAGGAGGACTTTGGGCTGGAGGAGAGGCCCCCCAGAGGCATATTGATGGAGAAGGCGGTTCAGACTGAAGACGTGGTGCCACTCAGGGAGAACCCCTGGCCTAGCTGGGGCGGCACCGGAGTCTCCAATCCCGACTGTAGTAGTGACAGCAGTGAGGACAGCCTCTGTAAAGTCGAACACGCCCCTTTGGATTGCTTCCCTTTCCCTCTTCAACCGAGACGTCAAAAGACAGTGAGGCCAGAAAACGTAACTGATGAAAGTGGCACTTTGGAGTTGCCCAAACTGACTGTCACTGCTGACATCAATGTTGTAGAGTCTAGAAATGTTACTGTTGTATGA
- the LOC139542656 gene encoding transmembrane protein 184A-like isoform X1, which translates to MRLTNTMVYSVFLYDPHKPHGTGLKSVPPMCQRLSVASEPFGLQTNITHRRLVEPSLRRAGLWSWMERNQWNGIKCIKQMVSRCLMPFHLLRSDGYYEPFFPQQPLLICKGETYEHGGISVLLYNPNNNDRTRLKGLWCLLVGTVLSERMRRGVNCSWLGAEIPLSWEFFSVIKDELWLFLIPAGFAVIMLALFLEEVGFFLRHVPYSRRRRLYLWILGMYPVFGLTSIIALYVPRSSSLCSFIASLYHSITLLKFMGLITDFFGGKARMLEILAGEQVSPDPFPCCCCCCLPMIAINRTSLGWMMTAVLQLSVVRTILFFVTLVLWTDEQYDYGDVDYANPNMYTNVIIGVSTFLSFYGHLLFYKATKKALPGYGLRAKFVCIIVVLVLCGLQSGILETMGALEVVPCTAPFSVLMRSQLIYHYSVIVEMFCICLFARHTFRKVEPSLEEDFGLEERPPRGILMEKAVQTEDVVPLRENPWPSWGGTGVSNPDCSSDSSEDSLCKVEHAPLDCFPFPLQPRRQKTVRPENVTDESGTLELPKLTVTADINVVESRNVTVV; encoded by the exons atgagactcacaaacacgatggtgtACTCCGTTtttctctacgacccccacaagccccATGGGACTGGTCTAAAATCAGTACCGCCGATGTGCCAACGtctgtctgtagcatccgaaccgtttgggctacaaactaatataacccacaggaggttggtggaaccTTCATTGAGGAGAGCGGGCTTGTGGTCATGgatggagcggaatcagtggaatggtatcaaatgcatcaaacaaatggtttccaggtgtttgatgccattccatttgctacgTTCCGAcggttattatgagccgttcttcCCCCAGCAGCCTCTACTGATATGTAAAGGGGAGACTTACGAACACggtggtatttctgttttgctctacaaccccaACAACAACGACAGGACTCGACTGAAG GGTTTGTGGTGTTTGTTAGTGGGAACTGTGCTCTctgagaggatgaggagaggagttaACTGCAGCTGGTTAGGAGCAGAGATCCCGCTGTCCTGGGAGTTCTTCAGTG TGATCAAGGATGAGCTATGGCTGTTTCTCATTCCTGCTGGGTTCGCTGTGATCATGCTGGCCCTGTTCCTAGAAGAGGTGGGCTTCTTCCTGCGTCACGTCCCCTACTCCAGACGCCGGCGCCTCTACCTGTGGATACTGGGCATGTACCCG GTCTTTGGCTTAACCTCAATCATTGCGCTGTACGTTCCTCGCTCCTCCTCACTATGTAGCTTCATAGCTTCTCT GTACCACTCCATTACTTTGCTAAAGTTTATGGGGCTCATCACAGACTTCTTTGGGGGTAAGGCCCGCATGCTGGAGATCTTAGCTGGAGAGCAGGTGTCTCCGGATCCGTTCccatgttgctgctgctgctgcctcccTATGATAGCCATCAACAG GACCAGCCTGGGATGGATGATGACTGCTGTGCTGCAACTGTCTGTGGTCAGAACCATCCTGTTCTTTGTCACTCTGGTCCTCTGGACAGATGAGCAGTATGACTATGGAGAT GTGGATTATGCCAATCCCAATATGTACACGAATGTCATCATAGGCGTGTCTACCTTCTTGTCCTTCTATGGCCACCTGCTGTTTTACAAAGCCACCAAAAAGGCCTTGCCTGGCTATGGGCTGAGGGCCAAATTTGTCTGTATCATTGTAGTGTTGGTGCTGTGTGGCCTTCAGAGTGGAATCCTGGAGACCATGGGGGCCCTGGAGGTGGTGCCCTGCACCGCTCCCTTCTCTGTCCTCATGCGTTCCCAGC TAATTTACCACTACTCTGTGATTGTGGAGATGTTCTGCATATGCCTCTTTGCCCGCCACACTTTCCGTAAAGTGGAGCCTAGTCTAGAGGAGGACTTTGGGCTGGAGGAGAGGCCCCCCAGAGGCATATTGATGGAGAAGGCGGTTCAGACTGAAGACGTGGTGCCACTCAGGGAGAACCCCTGGCCTAGCTGGGGCGGCACCGGAGTCTCCAATCCCGACTGTAGTAGTGACAGCAGTGAGGACAGCCTCTGTAAAGTCGAACACGCCCCTTTGGATTGCTTCCCTTTCCCTCTTCAACCGAGACGTCAAAAGACAGTGAGGCCAGAAAACGTAACTGATGAAAGTGGCACTTTGGAGTTGCCCAAACTGACTGTCACTGCTGACATCAATGTTGTAGAGTCTAGAAATGTTACTGTTGTATGA
- the LOC139542656 gene encoding organic solute transporter subunit alpha-like isoform X2 codes for MRRGVNCSWLGAEIPLSWEFFSVIKDELWLFLIPAGFAVIMLALFLEEVGFFLRHVPYSRRRRLYLWILGMYPVFGLTSIIALYVPRSSSLCSFIASLYHSITLLKFMGLITDFFGGKARMLEILAGEQVSPDPFPCCCCCCLPMIAINRTSLGWMMTAVLQLSVVRTILFFVTLVLWTDEQYDYGDVDYANPNMYTNVIIGVSTFLSFYGHLLFYKATKKALPGYGLRAKFVCIIVVLVLCGLQSGILETMGALEVVPCTAPFSVLMRSQLIYHYSVIVEMFCICLFARHTFRKVEPSLEEDFGLEERPPRGILMEKAVQTEDVVPLRENPWPSWGGTGVSNPDCSSDSSEDSLCKVEHAPLDCFPFPLQPRRQKTVRPENVTDESGTLELPKLTVTADINVVESRNVTVV; via the exons atgaggagaggagttaACTGCAGCTGGTTAGGAGCAGAGATCCCGCTGTCCTGGGAGTTCTTCAGTG TGATCAAGGATGAGCTATGGCTGTTTCTCATTCCTGCTGGGTTCGCTGTGATCATGCTGGCCCTGTTCCTAGAAGAGGTGGGCTTCTTCCTGCGTCACGTCCCCTACTCCAGACGCCGGCGCCTCTACCTGTGGATACTGGGCATGTACCCG GTCTTTGGCTTAACCTCAATCATTGCGCTGTACGTTCCTCGCTCCTCCTCACTATGTAGCTTCATAGCTTCTCT GTACCACTCCATTACTTTGCTAAAGTTTATGGGGCTCATCACAGACTTCTTTGGGGGTAAGGCCCGCATGCTGGAGATCTTAGCTGGAGAGCAGGTGTCTCCGGATCCGTTCccatgttgctgctgctgctgcctcccTATGATAGCCATCAACAG GACCAGCCTGGGATGGATGATGACTGCTGTGCTGCAACTGTCTGTGGTCAGAACCATCCTGTTCTTTGTCACTCTGGTCCTCTGGACAGATGAGCAGTATGACTATGGAGAT GTGGATTATGCCAATCCCAATATGTACACGAATGTCATCATAGGCGTGTCTACCTTCTTGTCCTTCTATGGCCACCTGCTGTTTTACAAAGCCACCAAAAAGGCCTTGCCTGGCTATGGGCTGAGGGCCAAATTTGTCTGTATCATTGTAGTGTTGGTGCTGTGTGGCCTTCAGAGTGGAATCCTGGAGACCATGGGGGCCCTGGAGGTGGTGCCCTGCACCGCTCCCTTCTCTGTCCTCATGCGTTCCCAGC TAATTTACCACTACTCTGTGATTGTGGAGATGTTCTGCATATGCCTCTTTGCCCGCCACACTTTCCGTAAAGTGGAGCCTAGTCTAGAGGAGGACTTTGGGCTGGAGGAGAGGCCCCCCAGAGGCATATTGATGGAGAAGGCGGTTCAGACTGAAGACGTGGTGCCACTCAGGGAGAACCCCTGGCCTAGCTGGGGCGGCACCGGAGTCTCCAATCCCGACTGTAGTAGTGACAGCAGTGAGGACAGCCTCTGTAAAGTCGAACACGCCCCTTTGGATTGCTTCCCTTTCCCTCTTCAACCGAGACGTCAAAAGACAGTGAGGCCAGAAAACGTAACTGATGAAAGTGGCACTTTGGAGTTGCCCAAACTGACTGTCACTGCTGACATCAATGTTGTAGAGTCTAGAAATGTTACTGTTGTATGA
- the LOC139542657 gene encoding protein-serine O-palmitoleoyltransferase porcupine-like isoform X1 gives MEFSRIEFFQELGESCVLPTAQQGVEQVWQLLLLCLLCRLLCRLVGLSSSVKHLGSVSAGLYALYLFFEQSMVWVLMLSMLCYTVLLLNRHSSSRGIFLSATILIYLLMGELHMIDKVTWHKMRGSQMVVAMKAISLAFDLDRGTVLAVPNPLEFTGYILFVGTVIFGPWISYSSYKEAIESRKLSWSWLQKFSVSWVKCQVCLVISNCIAPYLFPYFIPIHGSRGLRTWLHAYENAVSFHFSNYFVGHLSESTTVLAGAGFTEDKDNIKWDLKVVKPLNVELPRSMVLVVTSWNIPMSRWLNIYVFKSALKLGTFSSIIVTYTASALLHGLSFHLGAVLLSLGFITYVEHVLRKRLAAIFSACILSKQCPNNCHHQQKKELWVYGINLAFSAMAIFHLTYLGSLFDAEVDNLAAEEGYVANHTIQKWSELNWASHWLVFGSWLFYRLIQ, from the exons ATGGAGTTCAGCAGGATAGAGTTCTTCCAGGAGCTAGGGGAGAGCTGTGTGCTCCCTACGGCACAGCAGGGAGTGGAACAGGTCTGGCAGCTACTGCTCCTCTGCCTGCTCTGTCGACTCCTCTGTAGGCTGG TAGGTCTCTCGTCCTCTGTGAAACACTTGGGCTCAGTGTCAGCGGGTCTATATGCCCTCTACCTGTTCTTTGAGCAGTCCATGGTGTGGGTGTTAATGCTCAGTATGCTCTGCTACACTGTCCTGTTGCTCAACCGCCACTCCAGTAGCCGAGGAATCTTCCTCTCTGCCACTATCCTCATCTATCTACTCATGGG AGAGCTGCATATGATTGACAAAGTGACCTGGCATAAAATGAGAG GTTCTCAGATGGTGGTGGCCATGAAGGCCATTTCTCTGGCCTTTGACCTGGACAGAGGCACTGTGCTCGCTGTGCCCAACCCTCTGGAGTTCACAGGCTACATTCTCTTTGTGGGCACTGTCATCTTTGGACCCTGGATTAGCTACTCAAGCTACAAAGAGGCAATTGAGAGCCGTAAACTA AGTTGGTCCTGGCTCCAGAAGTTTTCAGTCAGCTGGGTGAAATGCCAGGTATGCTTGGTGATATCCAACTGCATCGCCCCATACCTCTTTCCTTACTTCATTCCAATCCACGGGAGCAGAGGACTGCGCAC GTGGCTCCATGCGTATGAGAATGCTGTATCCTTCCACTTCAGTAACTACTTTGTGGGCCACCTCAGCGAAAGTACTACTGTGCTGGCAGGAGCAGGTTTCACTGAAGACAAAGACAATATCAAATGGG ATCTGAAAGTGGTTAAGCCTCTGAATGTGGAGTTGCCCAGGTCCATGGTGCTGGTGGTGACCTCCTGGAACATCCCCATGTCTCGCTGGCTCAACATAT ATGTTTTCAAAAGTGCTTTGAAACTTGGCACATTTTCTTCCATCATTGTGACTTACACAGCCAGTGCCCTGCTACAT GGCCTCAGCTTCCATCTTGGGGCCGTGCTGCTGTCTCTGGGCTTCATCACCTACGTGGAACATG TTCTGAGGAAGAGGCTGGCAGCCATCTTTAGTGCCTGTATCCTGTCCAAACAGTGTCCCAACAATTGCCATCATCAGCAGAAGAAG GAGCTGTGGGTGTATGGCATCAACCTGGCCTTCAGTGCCATGGCCATCTTCCACCTGACATACCTGGGCTCCCTGTTTGACGCTGAAGTAGACAACTTGGCTGCAGAGGAG GGTTATGTGGCCAACCACACCATTCAGAAGTGGTCAGAGTTGAACTGGGCCAGCCACTGGCTGGTGTTCGGCAGCTGGCTCTTCTACCGCCTCATTCAGTAA
- the LOC139542657 gene encoding protein-serine O-palmitoleoyltransferase porcupine-like isoform X2, with amino-acid sequence MEFSRIEFFQELGESCVLPTAQQGVEQVWQLLLLCLLCRLLCRLGLSSSVKHLGSVSAGLYALYLFFEQSMVWVLMLSMLCYTVLLLNRHSSSRGIFLSATILIYLLMGELHMIDKVTWHKMRGSQMVVAMKAISLAFDLDRGTVLAVPNPLEFTGYILFVGTVIFGPWISYSSYKEAIESRKLSWSWLQKFSVSWVKCQVCLVISNCIAPYLFPYFIPIHGSRGLRTWLHAYENAVSFHFSNYFVGHLSESTTVLAGAGFTEDKDNIKWDLKVVKPLNVELPRSMVLVVTSWNIPMSRWLNIYVFKSALKLGTFSSIIVTYTASALLHGLSFHLGAVLLSLGFITYVEHVLRKRLAAIFSACILSKQCPNNCHHQQKKELWVYGINLAFSAMAIFHLTYLGSLFDAEVDNLAAEEGYVANHTIQKWSELNWASHWLVFGSWLFYRLIQ; translated from the exons ATGGAGTTCAGCAGGATAGAGTTCTTCCAGGAGCTAGGGGAGAGCTGTGTGCTCCCTACGGCACAGCAGGGAGTGGAACAGGTCTGGCAGCTACTGCTCCTCTGCCTGCTCTGTCGACTCCTCTGTAGGCTGG GTCTCTCGTCCTCTGTGAAACACTTGGGCTCAGTGTCAGCGGGTCTATATGCCCTCTACCTGTTCTTTGAGCAGTCCATGGTGTGGGTGTTAATGCTCAGTATGCTCTGCTACACTGTCCTGTTGCTCAACCGCCACTCCAGTAGCCGAGGAATCTTCCTCTCTGCCACTATCCTCATCTATCTACTCATGGG AGAGCTGCATATGATTGACAAAGTGACCTGGCATAAAATGAGAG GTTCTCAGATGGTGGTGGCCATGAAGGCCATTTCTCTGGCCTTTGACCTGGACAGAGGCACTGTGCTCGCTGTGCCCAACCCTCTGGAGTTCACAGGCTACATTCTCTTTGTGGGCACTGTCATCTTTGGACCCTGGATTAGCTACTCAAGCTACAAAGAGGCAATTGAGAGCCGTAAACTA AGTTGGTCCTGGCTCCAGAAGTTTTCAGTCAGCTGGGTGAAATGCCAGGTATGCTTGGTGATATCCAACTGCATCGCCCCATACCTCTTTCCTTACTTCATTCCAATCCACGGGAGCAGAGGACTGCGCAC GTGGCTCCATGCGTATGAGAATGCTGTATCCTTCCACTTCAGTAACTACTTTGTGGGCCACCTCAGCGAAAGTACTACTGTGCTGGCAGGAGCAGGTTTCACTGAAGACAAAGACAATATCAAATGGG ATCTGAAAGTGGTTAAGCCTCTGAATGTGGAGTTGCCCAGGTCCATGGTGCTGGTGGTGACCTCCTGGAACATCCCCATGTCTCGCTGGCTCAACATAT ATGTTTTCAAAAGTGCTTTGAAACTTGGCACATTTTCTTCCATCATTGTGACTTACACAGCCAGTGCCCTGCTACAT GGCCTCAGCTTCCATCTTGGGGCCGTGCTGCTGTCTCTGGGCTTCATCACCTACGTGGAACATG TTCTGAGGAAGAGGCTGGCAGCCATCTTTAGTGCCTGTATCCTGTCCAAACAGTGTCCCAACAATTGCCATCATCAGCAGAAGAAG GAGCTGTGGGTGTATGGCATCAACCTGGCCTTCAGTGCCATGGCCATCTTCCACCTGACATACCTGGGCTCCCTGTTTGACGCTGAAGTAGACAACTTGGCTGCAGAGGAG GGTTATGTGGCCAACCACACCATTCAGAAGTGGTCAGAGTTGAACTGGGCCAGCCACTGGCTGGTGTTCGGCAGCTGGCTCTTCTACCGCCTCATTCAGTAA